The Tursiops truncatus isolate mTurTru1 chromosome 16, mTurTru1.mat.Y, whole genome shotgun sequence genome contains the following window.
TGGAGTTGACATAAATGTCAGAAACACAGTCTTCCACATGTTTCTCAGCGTGTCCTTTATCCTGCTCTGGCCTCTCTGTTCCTAAGTGATGACAGATGACACTCCTTTAGACAGGGCTGATTCCTAAGGTTAATTGAAAGTGGCCTTTTGCGTGAATCATCCATTGCACTGAATTATTAATCACCTGCAGACATTTGCAGGCTTTTAAACACTTGGACTTCCTGCAACCCTCCTTGGAAATGCTTTTTCCAGTGGAAATATGACTTCCTTTTGGCCATGGAAAACAGAAACATTGCCTGCTGCTGTTTCCAGATTTCCCAGCTCCCAGGGGCCCAGTAAGGAGCAAGATCTGAAAACAGGAAGCAGGGCCGGGGCTGCAGGCAGACTCAGAGCCCATTCTTTTCTGCGGAGTTGGCTCCAGGCCAGCCTGGTCTCAGAGCCTCCTCGGGACAGTGGACAGAGGGAGGCTGACCACAGTGCCTGTGGCTGTTGGCCTTGTTCATGGTCATCTCCACAGGAAATGGTGTCCAGGGGCCTTGCATGGGCCCTTCAGCGGgtcagtggggaggaaggaatgagGAGGGCCAGGTGTCAggtccagctctaccacttactgggTGGGCCATGGAACCTCTTTGATTTGGTTTCCTCGTCTGAAAAGGTGGTCGCTGCTGGACAGGCTGACACAAGGCAGGGCTCAGTGGGATCATGTACATCAAGCCTgcatcatgggacttccctggtggtccagtgggtaaggctctgcactcccaatgcagggggcctgggctcaatccctggccagggaactagatcccgcatgcatgtcacaactaagaagtaCACATGCCGCAagtaaagatcccacatgccacaacaaagatcccacatgccgcaacctaagacctggagcagcctaaataaataaatgttaaataaaaaaaaagcctGCATCATGATAACCAGAACATAAGGAGCAACAAGGAAGGTGGATTTCCCTCCTGCCATCTGCTCTCATTTTCTagtggaagaagaaagactcagaACTCAGTGGGCTGGCTGGACATGTAAGGGGCTTGCAGACAGAGCTGGCAAAGTAAGTGTAAGCCCCAGCAGCTGGTGTCCAGGGCTAGGTCAAGGAGCTCCTATCAGACCCCGAAGGGTGAGCCCAAGATGTGTGAGCCATGGACAATGGTGGCAGAAGCCAGGAAGCAGCTCAGCCTGAGGGCACAAGCTCTTCATCCACCATTCAGCACAGCCTTGGCCGGGAGGTAGATATTGGGAACGCTGAGATAAATAAGACATGGCCCTCTGCCTTCACGGAGGTTCTGGTCTGCCAGGGAGAGTGAGCTGGGGTATCAGTCACAGACACAGACTCCTATAAAGCAACATGGTAGCTGCAGGTACAGTGAGGACAAGGAAAGGGTGAtgaagggcttcctggaggaggaggagatacTAGAGTCTCATCCTGAAGGATGAGCAGTGAAGAAGGAGAGGGGGCCCCTGGCTATCTcaggcagggagagggcagcATAATGAAAAGGCCCCTGGTGCATTGGCAGAACTGCCAGAAGTAGTTCCACCAGTCTGGGCCCTGAGCATTGCAGAGGGACGGGGGGATATGGGGTGTCCCGGTGGGTGAGAATGGGGAGAGGAGCCTGGAAGAAATAAGCTGGGGCAGGGGTATAGGATCGAATCTAAACCACAAAGAGAAAGTTGATGAGGGGAGGCATGACGGAGACCTGGGCCAAGTTCTTGATGGTGATGGAGAtggatggaggaggaagaggcaggactTGGTGACTGCTTGGTTATGAGTGGTGAGggaaggaggccagggaggaagaTGGCGCCCTGGGAAGGCACAgcgcagggctgggggaggatggGCAGCTCTGGGCCTGGCACTTCCTGACTGGCCACAGGCATTGCCTTTTCCAGGAGTacccacttccccaccccacacccagAAGGGCCCCAGGGCAGCTCAGGCCCAACTGTGGAAGTGGCTGGGTATGAATGTGTGCCATGCCCATCAGGGAGGAGTGGTCAGGCAGACAGGACAGTCGCGAGTCAAGGGGGGAGGGGTATGCTGTGGTAATGAGGGGTCATGGCGGCTGGAGGATTGCCATCTGGGGGCACATGGGCCTTGCTAGCTGCCTGGTCCCAGCTTAGGAGCAAGCTGAGAGCTTCGggcagcaggaggaaggagaatATAAAGCATCTCTCCCAGAGGGCTGCCCAGACACTGTGCTCAGCACAACAAAAGTTCCAAAGATGTCCACTCCCTAGTTCCTGGAACCTGGGAATAGGTTACTTTGTaaggcaaaagggactttgtaaaTATGATTAAGTTAAGCATCTTGAGatgcaacatcactaattattagagaaatgcaaatcaaaactacaatgatgggggcttccctggtggcgcagtggttaagaatccacctgccaatgcaggcgacatgggttcaagccctggtccaggaaaatcccacatgctgcgcagcaactaagcccttgtgtcacaactactgaacctgcactctagagcccgagaatcacaactactgaagcccgcacacctagagaccacgctccacaacaagaaaagccaccacaatgagaagcctgcgcactgcaatgaagagtagcccccgctcgccactaaagaaagcccacacgcagcaatgatgacccaatgcaaccaaaaataaattaattaatttaaaaccaTATGGTAattaattaccatatgacccagcaatcccactactgggcatatacccagagaaaaccatgattcaaaaagacacatgcaccccaacgttcactgcagcactatttacaatagccaggtcctgaaagcaacctaaatgcccattaacagacgaatggataaagaagatgtggtacatatatacaatggaatattactcagccataaaaaggaacgaaagtgggtcatttgtagagacatggatggacctagagactgtcatacagagtgaagtaagtcagaaagagaaaaacaaatatcgtatattaacgtatatacgtggaatctagaaaaatggtacagatgaacctgtttgcaaggcaaaaatagagacacagacgtagagaacaaatgtatggacaccaaggggggaaaagggggatgggattgacatatatacgctaatatgtataaaatagataactaatgagaacctgctgtatagcacagggaactccactttgctgtagagtagaaactaaaacaacattgtaaaacaactatttcccaatttaaaaaaaaaaaaaggaccttgagatggagagattatcctggattatctgggtgggccccaTGTAATCACAAAGGTTCTTATAAGaaagaaggggacttccctggtggtccagcggttaagactccacgcttccactgcagggggtgcaggttcgatccctggtcggggaactaagatcctgcaagccatgcagtgaggccaaaaaaaaaaagaaagagggagacagcacctttggtcaattaatctgtgacaaaggaggcaagaatatacaatggagaaaagacagcctcttcaataagtgatgctgggaaaactggacgggtacatgtaaaagaatgaaattagaacattctctaacaccacacacaaaaataaactcagaatggatcaaggacttaaatgtaaggctggacactataaaactcttagaggaaaacacaggcagaacaccctttgacattaattgcagcaatatctttgcaatccacctcctagagtaatgaaaataaaaacaaaaataaacaaatgggacctaattaaactcaaaagcttttgcacagcaaaggaaaccataaacaaaacaaaaagacaacccacagaacgggagaaaatatttgcaaacaaactAACCGACAAgggtttaatctccaaagtatacaaacagctcatgcagctctatgtcaaaaaaataaataaataaacaacccaataaaaaattgagcagagggcttccctggtggtgcagtggttgagagtccgcctgccgatgcaggggacacaggttcgtgccccggtccgggaagatcccacatgcacggagcggctgggcccgtgagccatggtcgctgagcctgtgcgtccggagcgtgtgctccgcaacgggagaggccacaacagtgagaggcccgcgtactgcaaaaaacaaaacaaaacaaaaaaacaaaaaattgagcagaagatctaaatagacatttctccaaagaagacatacagatggccaaaaagcacatgaaaaaatgctcaacatcactaattattagagaaatgcaaatcaaaactatgaggtaccaccttacaccagtcagaatggccatcatcaaaaagtttacaaacaataaatgctggagagagtgtggagaaaagggaaccctcttacactgtttttgggaatgtaaattggtacagctactatggagaacagtatggaggttccttaaaaaactaaaaatagaactaccatatgaaccagcaatcccactcctgggcatataccctgagaaaaccataattcaaaaagatacatgcacccccatgttcattgcagcactatttacaatggccaagacatggaagcaacctaaatgtccattgacagatgaatggataaagaagatgtgctacgtatataccatggaatactactcagccataaaaaagaatgaaataatgccatttgcagcaacatggatagacctagagattatcatactaagtaagtcaggcagagaaagacaaatatgatatcactcatatgtggaatctaattttttttaaatgatataaataaacttatttacaaaatagaaacagactcacagattttgaaaacaaacttatggttaacaaagggcaaatgtgggtgggagggatgacttaggagcttgggattaaaatacacacactattatatataacatagataaccaacaaggacctactctatggcacagtgaactctacttaatattctgtaataaccaatatgggaaaagaatctgaaaaagaattaaaatatgcatatgtgtaactgaatcactttgttgtacacctgaaactaacacaacattgtaaatcaactatactccaataaaatttaagaaaaaaagaaagaaaggcagaaaaagtagATATGTAGATGACAGGAAGTCAGAGAGATGAGAAAGtgctgctgctggctttgaagatgaaggcagcttctagaagctgggaaaggtCAGGAAATGGATTTTCCCCAGAAGGGAAGCAGCCCTGCAGGCCCATTTTAGTCTTCtgccctccagaactgtaaggtaatatatttgtgtttttctttttttttttttttttgcggtacgcgggcctctcactgttgtggcctctcccgttgcggagcacaggctccggacgcgcaggctcagcggccattgctcacgggcccagctgctccgcggcatgtgggatcttcccggaccggggctcgaacccgtgtcccctgcatcggcaggcggactcccaaccactgcgccaccagggaaacccatatttgtgttttttaaccactaaatttgtggttatttgttacagcagcaacaggaaactaacacagacaTCCAGTTCAGACCTGAGGGGAAAGACGGGGAGGTCTGGGGCCACTAAAGCCCCATTTCCTGAGACACCGCCCCCATCTCCAGCCTGGTGAAAGCAGAGGTCAGGGCCTCAGGTCTTCCAGACACTCCAGCCAATAAGACTGGTCgcggagggaggggaaagggcagTGGGGGAAATGCCCTGCCTCTACCTAGCAGGGTGAGGGGGTGGAGTGGAATGAGAGGTCCCACTCCTCCGGGACACTTTCGGGGCCCCATCTTCTCACCACCCCACGCCCATCTAGATCCTGAAAAAGACTGACCACACTTCCTCTGCACTCTAGCGACCAAAGGCTCCCAGACAAACTCCTTCCCCTGAAGGGAGTGGGATCCCTGTTCACCACCCATCCCACCTCAGGTCATTTAGGGCTCAGGCAGGGCGGGGCCTAAGGCACACTGACTGACTGGCGGGCTCTTCACCTTGTCTACcctgcctcctccttcccttgaTAGGCACAGGTGTCACTTGGGAGCAAGGTCCAGGCTCAGGCTCAGGCTCTGTCTTTGGACACAACGTTCAAGACCGTGAAACAACAAGACCGACCCTCCCTCCGCCCACAAatatcttcctttccttccccacttATAGATGCTTCGAAGTCTAAGACGCTCCCACAAGAGCTCTCCGCAGGGACGCCGTGCGGGCCCTGGGAGAGTGCTCATCCTCTACGGGGTTGCACGCTGGGTGAGAGCAGGCTGCGGACCAGGAGGGCCTTTACTCCAGCCTCTCCGTCAAGGTTGCGTTCACCAGCCTCCATTGGCGTAGCCCCTGCAGTCTGACAGTAATCACTATAGAAATAGTGACAGtgggtggttaggactcctcgcttccactgcaggtgacacgtgttggatccctggtcgcggaactaagatcccgaaagcctCACGGCtgggccaaaaaacaaacaaacaaacaaacaaacaaaggttACTGTGGGTGCAGAGTAGGGACGAGGCCTAGGCGAAACCGCCCTCCGTCAGATAATCACAATAGAGGCTGGCACGCGCCGCGCTCCCCCAGCCTTGAGCCAGTCACCTATCTGAATACATTAGATACGTTAACCCTAGAGGGAGTACTATTATTAAACCAACTGAGCTGCGGAATATGCGCTCTCCAACGCCTCATTGCTGTCTGTGTCTATTGAGCCGGCAAACCTGTAAACCTGGGCGCTGCCCTGCGCTCCCCCGCGGTCAGACCGCAGCGCCGGAGCCGGACAGGGCGCGAAGACTCGGCCCTGAAATCCGCGAAAGCTCCCAGGAGCAGGGGACGGAGCTGGGCCTCAGTCTGCAGAGGAGCTGCGGAAGGTGGAGGCGCAGTCCTAGACGGGCACAGCACGTGCCAAGGCCGCCAGGGGTGAAGAGCCAGGTGCGGAGCCGTCTACCAGACGCGGGCGGAGCAGGCTTTAGCTCTGCGCCCGGGAAACCTGGCCCTCGCGCCTCAGCCGCGGGGAGCCCCGGGCGCCCCGCCCCGCGCGGAGCCCTTCGGTTCCGGGAGCGCATGGTCGGCTCCGCGCCCTTCCAGGGCCACGACCAGGGCCGGGCAGGGGCGGAGCCGCGGCCTCCGGGAGCTGGGTCCCTGCCCCCGCCATTCTTTGCTGACCGGAGCGCAACGAGGTACTGTCCCCCGCGTCCGTCCGACGGCCCCGCTCGGCGCTTTAAAAAACCCGCCCGgctgcagcggcggcggcggcgggaggcgCGACCGAGCCCCGGGCCCGCGCCCCAACGGCCAGCCAGAGCAGCCCCATGGAGGGTAAGTGCCCTCGCCTCCTCACCCGCTACCCCGGCGCCGCGCTCCGCGCCCCGGCCCCTCAGCCACCCGTTGCAGCACTTTCCCTCACCCCGCGGGCCTCTGCTGGGGCGCAGCCCTGCCTTGCCTCCCGCTCCTAGCGGGGTGCGGGGATGGAGCGTAAGGCCCGCTCCTCGCAGCTAGCTGCGGGTCAGGAGGTGTGGGTGTCTTTCCTTCTCACCACCCAACTGGGTCCTGACCCCGGAGCCTGGGAAGCCCCGCGCCCGCACGTGACCCGAAAGAGGGACCTTCCTTGCTTAGCGCAGGATCGAGGGTCCGAGCTCTCTCAGCCGGCTCAGACTGAAGCCTCCCAGGTCCGGGCAAGTGTGGGGTGCCGGTGCCGGTAGCAGAGCGCCTGTGTTTTGGTTTCTCACGCTCGCTGCTCCCATCTTCATCCACATCCCCTCCACCGCCTCCCACCGACTCCGCTAAGTGGGCTTGCTGTGAGGGAGGGCTCGGTGGAGGGAGCGGTTTTTAGAGAAAGTTACAGAATTCAAGCTACAGTCCAGCCTCTCAGCAGGTTCCAGGACCCAAAGGGTAGGGCTCTGGGTGCCCCCCAGGCCGTCATCCCTTCCGCTGCTTTCCTTAAGTGCAGGGTGCCCAGCTCACCCTCAAGCCTGAACAGGAGTCCAGGGAAGATGGCGGTTCTCATAAGAGAAGGGTTAATTTCTACGCAGGAGCACAAGGAAATGGTTCATTTCACCCAGAATCCCAAGTCCCGGGCCAGCTGCTTTCCAAGGGAAACCAGAAAGCTCTGCCCAGTGCACTAGGACCATAAGGGAGATGGTTTCTCCTTGAGACCCAGCAGAGCCcagccagcagccccctccccagcagaTACATTAAACCTGCTTCTGTGTTATCCCTGGGGTCCAACCCAGGGAGGTGGCCTTGCTGCTCAAATCCTGTCCCCAGCCTGCCAGTGGTGTGAAGGGGTGTGGCTCTCCCCAGGCATCACATCCCGgtggtgtctgcccccagagcAGGTGGCCCTGGTGATTGGGGGCATCCTTGGGGgactgctgctactgctgctgttgATGGTGGTGAGACGGTGTCTCTGGAAGAGGCTTTGCGCCACGTTCGCCTATGAGGAGCTGTCAGGGACCACGGCTGCCTCCAGCACACAGGGACACAAGCTCTGCCCACCGGATGCCAGGACCCAGGCGAGCAGGTGAGGCAGGATTGGGGCCTTGGGGCCAAGGGAGCTCCTGCTTTTGCTTCGGGCCCTCCCTGTGGCGTTTCCCCTGGAGCGGCGTGGGGAAGGAAAGGTCTGTTTATGGAGGGCCTCCTCTGTGCTGTCAGCAGGCCGGGAGCTATCACAAAGAAACCCCACAGTTCTCACCACAGCTGTGAGGCAGGTGTTATGAAGCCCGTTTTCCAGctaaggaaagtgaggctcagtgGACGTAAGTAATGGGTCCAGATAGCACAACTAGGAAGTGGCAGAAGAggcattcaaacccaggcaggccTACTCCAGAAGCTGTGCTCCTTCTCCAAGTCAGCACTGCTGTGGGCAGACAGAGGTGTTGcctctggctgtgtgtgtgtgtgtgtgtgtgtgtgtgtgtgtgtgtgtgtgtgtgtgtgtgtgtgtgtgtgtgtgtgtgtgtgtgtgtgtgtgtgtgtgtgtgtgtgtgtgtgtgtgtgtgtgtgtgtgtgcgcgccctGGTGTGGGCCCATAAAGTGGTGCTCTTGCCTCCTCCTGGCTCCTGCtggctttttttcctccagtgcctggcactcaaCCCCTCTGGGCTGAGCGCTCTGAGGCCACACTGTTCACTAGCCACCTACGTGTTATCTCCGTGCCTCTGGACAGGCCACCAGGTGTACCATTCGTGGTGCCCCCTTCCCTCCAAAGCCAAGACTGGGTGCCCCTGAGCAGCAGAGAGTGGGCCCAGGCCCCACAGGACCCCTGCCCAGCCCCGGAGCTCCTGCCTCATGCCACCCGCAGCAATCTTGGTGAGTGTGCCCACCAGGGCCTGCCCAGGGGTCATGGTCTGCTCAGGCCAGGGCGGACCCATCTGGTTTCATGGGCCTGGCTCCAGAAAAGAGCCTGGATGGCCCTGGGGATGCCAGAGTTGCCCAGTGACCACTCTTTCCAGGTGCTTGGGTTTACCAAGTGCCTGCCGCACCCCAGCCTGGGCCAGATGTGGCTTCATGTGCCATTTTGGAGTTAGACCATAactctggggctggaggagggattatcaccccattttacacattaaaaaactGAGGCTCCGGAGATTAAcagtgccttgcccaaggtcacagaggcaGTAAGCAACAGATCTGGAATTGGAACCCTGGTGTTCCTGGGTGCAGAACCTGTGCTGTATCCTGCTTCCGGATGATGGGTTGGCCAATGCAGAAGGCGGCATGGTGGAAGCTGGGCACACAGCtctctgctgcctctgtgctCTGAAGGCCTCCCCGGAACCACCCAGTAATCAGCTGGGCCCTTCTAATTTAAAGAGGAAGAACAGGGACAACACTATATTACTGAGACACCCTCTGGACACCATGGAAAGGGGCCAGGCCAGATGCTGGGAACTGCGCCCCGCCCTGCAGGCCCTgacctctgggggtgggggtgagtcaCGGGAGCAGGGGTTGAATGAATACTGTGGCCTCCGCTAGGAGCCCCAGGGAGGAGCAGGCCTGGATGTAGAATGCCTTAGTGCTGAGAAGGCCTCTTGGGGGAGCTGCACTAGAGAGAGGGGCTGTGTTCAGTCTGGAGAAGAGAGCGGGGCGAATGTGGTCAGGAGAGGCCAGTGAACCGCCTGGTCAAAGCTCAGCCAGGAAGGGCTGGGCCAGGAGAGGTGTGGCAGTGGAGCCCAGAGCTTGCTGTCCCCCATGCCCCTGCCTTCCCCTGGCCTGCCAGTCCTCCCAGCCCCTGTGTTGTAGGAGACGCATGCGTGGTGGGGACCATCAATCCAGAGCTCTACAAGATTCCGGAGGACAAAAGTGAGACCCACTTCCCTGAGGGCTGCCTGGGCCGGCTGTGGTTCTCTGTGGAATACCAGCAGCGGGCCGAGCGACTGCTGGTGGGCCTGATCAAGGCACAGCGGCTGCAAGCCCCCTCAGAGCCCTGTAGCCCCCTGGTGAAGCTCCACCTGCTACCAGATGAGCGGCGCTTCCTCCAGTCCAAGACCAAATGCAGAACAACCAGCCCACAGTTCGACGAGCACTTCATCTTTCAGGTATGGCCTCCGGAGCAGGCAGGGTCTGGGGCCCTCTCCCGCCTGGGAAGGACAGACATTGCACAGGAGAGCCCCAGCCTTCTGTGCTAACCACGGCTCTGCAGCCCCCAGGACCCCTGTGCCACAGGCTCTGCTCTACCCCTCCTGCCAGGTCAGGGTGTACAAGAGCCCTCACCCTTGCATGGTGGGGGAAGATGAGAGACTTGAGGGATGAGGGGGCAGAGGGCTAGGCTCCTCCTGTCCAGGTTGCCTGGAGGtgagaaacagaaacatattcttggaacacccactgaatgccaGGCCCTGGCTCATGGAGCTCAAGGAGGCACCCCAAGCCCTGGAACACGAGGAGCTCTCTGGCAAGGTTATCCATGGAAGGCGGAGGGGGAGACCCCCCAGGCCccttggggtgggggcaggaactCACCCGTCCCGTCAGAAGCCAGAGCAGGACCTGAGAGCCATCTTGCGACAGGTGGTGCCTTGGCAGCATGGTGGGTGGATGCGCTCAGGGTCTGGAGGTGCTGAGGCTGCCGGGGCACCGAGCCAAGCTCACGGCGGCCTGGAAGCCTCAGCAGGTGACTGGGGCCCTTACGGGAAGCCAGCACTCAAGAGCTGCAGGGAGGCCCTGGACAAACATTTTTAAGAGCAGGGCAGCAGGCTGGTCGGCAAGGTACAGAGAGGTCAGTCTGCATCTGGGAAGAGTGTGACTCCTGCCTTCTTCGGGGCTGAGCACTGAGAAGAGGGGTGGCATGCGGCCCAGCCCCTGGCTGTCCTGCTGGTGCCAAGGCTGTGAGAATTCACAGGTGAACCTGCTCCTCTTAGGACATCCAGATCCAAGGTGGGGAGGCTTGGATCAGCCGCACGTCATGCTTGCGTAGTTACACCCATCACTTCCCTGCCCTGTCCCTGCACCGACTTGCTCctggcctctctgtgctttacgggggaaggggaaggagaagaagaaaagagaagaaaatcactATTAATTAACCATCTGCCATTCGTGGTTTTATAACCCAGAGAGTAAGAAACATGATcccgttttacaggtgaggagactgagtcTCAGGGAGAGGGCTGTTCAGGTGCCCAACTCAGGTAGCAGAGACAGGCGGGTTCCCTGGGCTCCAGTGCGGGAGCCTCTTACACGGTTATGTGTAGGCAAATCACTGGATGCCCTGTTACATGTAGATTCTGCTTCATGGGTCTGGGTGGAGCCTAAGGTCCTGCACTTCTGAGGTCCAGGGGGTGGTGTGTGCTGCTGGTCCTTGGAGCACACCCTGCCACCTCCCCGGGATACTGGCCCAACGGCAGCAAAGGGTCCCCCGAGGATGCCTGGGTTTGGGGTGCACAGGTCCCTGGTTGAGACACCCCTCATGGAAGGATCCTGTATCCAGAACATACCACGCCATCCCATCCCCTGACTCCACACCTGAGCCCAGCTGGGCCCTCATCT
Protein-coding sequences here:
- the SYT15 gene encoding synaptotagmin-15 isoform X5; its protein translation is MRSPTPHCCLCLLSRQTCKPGRCPALPRGQTAAPEPDRARRLGPEIRESSQEQGTELGLSLQRSCGRWRRSPRRAQHVPRPPGVKSQVRSRLPDAGGAGFSSAPGKPGPRASAAGSPGRPAPRGALRFRERMVGSAPFQGHDQGRAGAEPRPPGAGSLPPPFFADRSATRYCPPRPSDGPARRFKKPARLQRRRRREARPSPGPAPQRPARAAPWRVALVIGGILGGLLLLLLLMVVRRCLWKRLCATFAYEELSGTTAASSTQGHKLCPPDARTQASRPPGVPFVVPPSLQSQDWVPLSSREWAQAPQDPCPAPELLPHATRSNLGDPPSPCVVGDACVVGTINPELYKIPEDKSETHFPEGCLGRLWFSVEYQQRAERLLVGLIKAQRLQAPSEPCSPLVKLHLLPDERRFLQSKTKCRTTSPQFDEHFIFQVPSKSVTQRVLRFTVYHVDRQRKHQLLGQVLFPLRTETLAGDCRRVIWRDLEAESLEPPSKFGDLQFCLSYNDCLNRLTVIVLRAKGLRLLQDDASFVSVLVKVSLMNHNKFVKCKKTSAVLGSANPVYSETFSFKADPAELDTASLSLAVLQRAEGDRSRELGRVVVGPYMYARGKELEHWNEMLSKPKELVRRWHALCCTTEP
- the SYT15 gene encoding synaptotagmin-15 isoform X4 gives rise to the protein MRSPTPHCCLCLLSRQTCKPGRCPALPRGQTAAPEPDRARRLGPEIRESSQEQGTELGLSLQRSCGRWRRSPRRAQHVPRPPGVKSQVRSRLPDAGGAGFSSAPGKPGPRASAAGSPGRPAPRGALRFRERMVGSAPFQGHDQGRAGAEPRPPGAGSLPPPFFADRSATRYCPPRPSDGPARRFKKPARLQRRRRREARPSPGPAPQRPARAAPWRVALVIGGILGGLLLLLLLMVVRRCLWKRLCATFAYEELSGTTAASSTQGHKLCPPDARTQASRPPGVPFVVPPSLQSQDWVPLSSREWAQAPQDPCPAPELLPHATRSNLGDACVVGTINPELYKIPEDKSETHFPEGCLGRLWFSVEYQQRAERLLVGLIKAQRLQAPSEPCSPLVKLHLLPDERRFLQSKTKCRTTSPQFDEHFIFQVPSKSVTQRVLRFTVYHVDRQRKHQLLGQVLFPLRTETLAGDCRRVIWRDLEAESLEPPSKFGDLQFCLSYNDCLNRLTVIVLRAKGLRLLQDDASFVCLSRCL
- the SYT15 gene encoding synaptotagmin-15 isoform X1, whose product is MRSPTPHCCLCLLSRQTCKPGRCPALPRGQTAAPEPDRARRLGPEIRESSQEQGTELGLSLQRSCGRWRRSPRRAQHVPRPPGVKSQVRSRLPDAGGAGFSSAPGKPGPRASAAGSPGRPAPRGALRFRERMVGSAPFQGHDQGRAGAEPRPPGAGSLPPPFFADRSATRYCPPRPSDGPARRFKKPARLQRRRRREARPSPGPAPQRPARAAPWRVALVIGGILGGLLLLLLLMVVRRCLWKRLCATFAYEELSGTTAASSTQGHKLCPPDARTQASRPPGVPFVVPPSLQSQDWVPLSSREWAQAPQDPCPAPELLPHATRSNLGDACVVGTINPELYKIPEDKSETHFPEGCLGRLWFSVEYQQRAERLLVGLIKAQRLQAPSEPCSPLVKLHLLPDERRFLQSKTKCRTTSPQFDEHFIFQVPSKSVTQRVLRFTVYHVDRQRKHQLLGQVLFPLRTETLAGDCRRVIWRDLEAESLEVKPPSKFGDLQFCLSYNDCLNRLTVIVLRAKGLRLLQDDASFVSVLVKVSLMNHNKFVKCKKTSAVLGSANPVYSETFSFKADPAELDTASLSLAVLQRAEGDRSRELGRVVVGPYMYARGKELEHWNEMLSKPKELVRRWHALCCTTEP
- the SYT15 gene encoding synaptotagmin-15 isoform X3; this encodes MRSPTPHCCLCLLSRQTCKPGRCPALPRGQTAAPEPDRARRLGPEIRESSQEQGTELGLSLQRSCGRWRRSPRRAQHVPRPPGVKSQVRSRLPDAGGAGFSSAPGKPGPRASAAGSPGRPAPRGALRFRERMVGSAPFQGHDQGRAGAEPRPPGAGSLPPPFFADRSATRYCPPRPSDGPARRFKKPARLQRRRRREARPSPGPAPQRPARAAPWRVALVIGGILGGLLLLLLLMVVRRCLWKRLCATFAYEELSGTTAASSTQGHKLCPPDARTQASRPPGVPFVVPPSLQSQDWVPLSSREWAQAPQDPCPAPELLPHATRSNLGDACVVGTINPELYKIPEDKSETHFPEGCLGRLWFSVEYQQRAERLLVGLIKAQRLQAPSEPCSPLVKLHLLPDERRFLQSKTKCRTTSPQFDEHFIFQVPSKSVTQRVLRFTVYHVDRQRKHQLLGQVLFPLRTETLAGDCRRVIWRDLEAESLEVKPPSKFGDLQFCLSYNDCLNRLTVIVLRAKGLRLLQDDASFVCLSRCL
- the SYT15 gene encoding synaptotagmin-15 isoform X2, producing MRSPTPHCCLCLLSRQTCKPGRCPALPRGQTAAPEPDRARRLGPEIRESSQEQGTELGLSLQRSCGRWRRSPRRAQHVPRPPGVKSQVRSRLPDAGGAGFSSAPGKPGPRASAAGSPGRPAPRGALRFRERMVGSAPFQGHDQGRAGAEPRPPGAGSLPPPFFADRSATRYCPPRPSDGPARRFKKPARLQRRRRREARPSPGPAPQRPARAAPWRVALVIGGILGGLLLLLLLMVVRRCLWKRLCATFAYEELSGTTAASSTQGHKLCPPDARTQASRPPGVPFVVPPSLQSQDWVPLSSREWAQAPQDPCPAPELLPHATRSNLGDACVVGTINPELYKIPEDKSETHFPEGCLGRLWFSVEYQQRAERLLVGLIKAQRLQAPSEPCSPLVKLHLLPDERRFLQSKTKCRTTSPQFDEHFIFQVPSKSVTQRVLRFTVYHVDRQRKHQLLGQVLFPLRTETLAGDCRRVIWRDLEAESLEPPSKFGDLQFCLSYNDCLNRLTVIVLRAKGLRLLQDDASFVSVLVKVSLMNHNKFVKCKKTSAVLGSANPVYSETFSFKADPAELDTASLSLAVLQRAEGDRSRELGRVVVGPYMYARGKELEHWNEMLSKPKELVRRWHALCCTTEP